TGAGAGCGCGGCTTTGAGCCTTGAGAGCCGGTCCCTGGCATTGGATAGAGAGGCCTCGCTTATGCTCTTGGCGTTTATCGCCTCCATCCTCGTAAGACGCCCTATGGCGTTATCCGGAGCCACGGGCTTTGAGGAGTCGCAAAGTTTCTCCACGGTATCCTCAAGCACGCCAATATCGACGAGCATCTTTTCTCTTAATCTATCCTTCTCTTCACCGGTCATAGCGGTTAATATCTACGGTAGCGTAAACTGTTATGTGTAAATAAGACGACGCCCTTCCCAATCGGCACAAAGGCAGCGTGACGCTGGGCGCGCGCCCGGCGGCACGCCGGTCTAAATATTGGGTCCAGCGTCACGCTGGCTACAACCACCTTTTGGTCGAATAGTTACCCGTAACAAGACGCCTTATGGACTGCCCCATGATCTGCCTGCCCCAGTTAAGCTCTCCGTACAGACAGAGGAAGTTCCACAGGTCGCTGCCCAGAGAGAGCAGTTCCCGTTTTTTCAGTTTTTTTATCGGCTCCCATAAGTCCGCCTCATAGACATCCGACGTCACGGCCTTTATCGGGTTCCACTGGTCCGTTGTGTGGTTTACCTCGGATACTATCTGTTCCCGGTATATCTCCTGCACCGGACGTGCCTCATGCAGGGACTCTATTATCGACTCGCCCGCTATTGCGCCTGAATGCAGGGCGCAACTCATGCCCTCGGCAAGCATGTTGAAGAACCCGGCGGCCTGCCCCGTTACGAGGACGTTCCCCCTGCCGAAGACGTAGCGGTTTATGATCGAGGGGCCGAAGTTGTGCGCGCCGCCCTCCTTTGCGTCTGCCGGCGCAAGGATCACCCCGTGGTTTTCCTTCAGGTATGCTACGACTCTTTGGTGATACTCGTCGACGTTTCCGCCCTGCTTAAACCCAACCCCGATAATCTGCTTGCCGTCCCTTCTATGACTCCATGTATAGTGCCCGAGTTTTGGGTTAACCCAGAAGTGGAAGTACTCGGCATCGAGCGGGCATTCGATTATTTCATGAAACTTATGCGCGGCGACGAACCAGGGGATGTGCTTGTTGTAGTCCGGGTAAAGGGCGCTCCGAACGGGCGAATTAGCTCCGTCCGCGCCTATGACGAAGCTCGCCGTGTAAGTGACCTCTTCACCGTCTTTGCGTGCCTTAACAACTGCGGTCTTGCCGTCCGTGGAGAGACCGGTACATGAGGTCTCGTCGTGCACTTCCACGCCCGAGCGAGTGATGCCCCAGTAGTCGGAGTACTTTCTGTGCAGGTGAGGGGTCGGTCCGCCGGCAAAGTCCATCGGCAGGGTAGGCGAATTGGGGAAGTGAAACTGTACGCCGCGGCAAGAGGTCGGGTCGTAAAGCGCTTCTTTCGGCAGCGGGCCGAAGTTCTCTATAAGAAACCGGTGTCCCCTCGGCGAAAGTATGCCGCTGCAGATCTTATGGCGCGGAAGTTTCCTGAAGTCGATCGCTATTGTTTTTAACCCTGCGTCAAC
This sequence is a window from Thermodesulfobacteriota bacterium. Protein-coding genes within it:
- a CDS encoding NAD(P)/FAD-dependent oxidoreductase gives rise to the protein MEKRLMGTNDYKTDVLIVGTGPSAAAAGKRLVDAGLKTIAIDFRKLPRHKICSGILSPRGHRFLIENFGPLPKEALYDPTSCRGVQFHFPNSPTLPMDFAGGPTPHLHRKYSDYWGITRSGVEVHDETSCTGLSTDGKTAVVKARKDGEEVTYTASFVIGADGANSPVRSALYPDYNKHIPWFVAAHKFHEIIECPLDAEYFHFWVNPKLGHYTWSHRRDGKQIIGVGFKQGGNVDEYHQRVVAYLKENHGVILAPADAKEGGAHNFGPSIINRYVFGRGNVLVTGQAAGFFNMLAEGMSCALHSGAIAGESIIESLHEARPVQEIYREQIVSEVNHTTDQWNPIKAVTSDVYEADLWEPIKKLKKRELLSLGSDLWNFLCLYGELNWGRQIMGQSIRRLVTGNYSTKRWL
- a CDS encoding TraR/DksA C4-type zinc finger protein, which produces MTGEEKDRLREKMLVDIGVLEDTVEKLCDSSKPVAPDNAIGRLTRMEAINAKSISEASLSNARDRLSRLKAALSRLDEEEFGICRECEEPIPAGRIMIMPESIYCVKCMGGR